The stretch of DNA TTGAGCTAGTTTGACAGCAGCTTCTTGGAATGAATATCCTTCAAGATCCATTAAAAATGAGAAAGCATTTCCACCTGCACCACAGCCAAAACAGTGATAGATCTGCTTATCTGGTGAAACAGAAAAAGACGGTGTGTTCTCTCCATGAAAAGGGCATAGACCAAAATAATTTCGTCCTTGCTTTTTTAATTGTACATAGTCGCTAATAATATCAACAATATCGACAGCTTGCCGAATTTCATTCACTTTCTCCTCGGCGATGCGCTCTGCCATGGAAACAACTCCAATAATTAGAAAAGCGTAAGCGCCTTGCCCACCCCCGACAAGCACAAGACGAGCCTCACGGAAAGGTGTTCTTTACCTTTCTGGGAGGATTGGCTTGTGACCTCGAGGTCGACAAAAACGCGACGTCCTGTCGCATTGTCAACACTAGCACGTCCTGTACGTCGGGGGTAGGCGCTGTAGCTAGACACTCAGAAAGCTTTTCAAATAGTATTTCTATAAAAGTCAGCGTTTTCCTTCAAATTTCGACAAAATCTTGGTCAATTCCTTCACAAACCTTAAACGATCTTCCCGACTGTAAGGCTTTGGACCTTTGCCATATATCCCCCTTCGCCGCGCCTTTGAAGATAAATATCGCATATCAAGTGCGGTGTGATTTTCCTTTTCCTCGTATAAAATCCCCTTCGGAGAAAGGACATAAACTCCTTTGAGTAAAAGTGTAGATGCTAATCCAATATCTTGCGTAATAACAATATCGGAAGGTAATGCATGATTCATAATAAATAAATCAACTTTCTCTTTTCTTGAGTCAACAAATTTCCACTTAGCCACAATTAAATCATTTTTCATAGGGCATAGGAGGCAATGAATATTACTTCTACAGAATTCTTATTGTTTATTTCGACAATATTCTCCTTTACAGGACATGATTCTGCATCAATAAAATTTTAGGATTGCCTAATGTTCTAATAATTCTACATCACTCCACATATTCCTTCTTTCTAAAAACAACTTTTGACTTTAGTGTATAAACACTAAAAAGCTGTACTATGTTAGAAGGGGGTTTATGTCGAATTTTTTTCAGGTCGTGCCCTTGACTTCTCACAATAAATAGTTTATTCGTTCATACTGAACTCTAAACCTAATCTATAACATTTTTATCACAATTTTTTATTATAGTATAAAATAATTTGAATATCTATTGTTTTTATCATTTTTTATCGTTATACAATCATTTTTCTTTAACAAAAGGAAGAATTCTGAAACTTCTGATACTATTTCCCCCAAAAAGAAAAATGCACATAATTCAAATTATGTGCTAGCTTTTCGGAAAGCTTTTGTGATATTGATTTAATATTAAGTTGGCTGTTTCTTCCACTGCTTTATTTGTAACATCAATGACAGGACAA from Cytobacillus dafuensis encodes:
- a CDS encoding DUF188 domain-containing protein — encoded protein: MAKWKFVDSRKEKVDLFIMNHALPSDIVITQDIGLASTLLLKGVYVLSPKGILYEEKENHTALDMRYLSSKARRRGIYGKGPKPYSREDRLRFVKELTKILSKFEGKR